A genomic region of Vitis vinifera cultivar Pinot Noir 40024 chromosome 7, ASM3070453v1 contains the following coding sequences:
- the LOC100266075 gene encoding asparagine--tRNA ligase, cytoplasmic 2: MASQEAVVAAMVTPFKYSNRVVLRTILGRGDGGLGLLGMRVVVGGWVRSAKEVKKEPDVGSSPSLPRDVSCVEILQTRIPFLRSLINVLGGGHSYPPPREKTDIVIPKLPSTVFLQISDGSCVASLKVVVESTIASPGQIMPTGTCILAEGVLKLPPVEGKHAIELQAEKILHIGTVDREKYPLSKKRLPIDSLRDFSHFKPRTTTVASVMRMRDALTHATHNFFRNNEFLYVQVPIITTTDAEGFSERFIVTTLLGKSAEKVEPKSVHEIEGVSLEALKAAIKEKSNLVEELKRSDSNKEALVAALWDLRKTNELAQQLESREKLHPGASLNKADEINFSKDFFSRETYLTVSGRLHLQSYACSLGNVYSFGPRFRAESMKHVAEMWMVELEMAFSQLEDAMTCAEDFLKFLCKSVLENCVGEINFFSKRFDKTNVDRLQSIISSSFERISYTQAVDALKQVTDNKFETKVEWGLSLTEEHETYLVGEIYKRPVIIFNYPKKIKPFYMRVNDDGETVAAFDVVVPKAGTLIRGSQNEERMNMLSTRIKELGIRSEEYEWYMDLRRHGTVKNSGFSVAFEHVVLFATGLVNVADVIPFPRSYGKANN; the protein is encoded by the exons ATGGCCTCACAAGAAGCTGTGGTTGCTGCCATGGTGACACCTTTCAAGTACTCCAATAGGGTGGTGCTGAGAACCATTCTTGGGCGGGGTGATGGCGGCCTTGGGCTGTTGGGTATGAGAGTTGTGGTTGGTGGGTGGGTGAGGTCCGCCAAGGAGGTGAAGAAGGAGCCTGATGTGGGCAGCTCGCCGTCGCTGCCGAGGGACGTGAGCTGTGTGGAGATTCTTCAGACTAGGATACCGTTTTTAAGATCTCTCATAAATGTCTTGGGTGGTGGCCACAGCTATCCTCCTCCTAGGGAGAAGACGGATATTGTGATTCCTAAGCTTCCTTCAACTGTGTTTTTGCAAATCAGTGACGGCTCCTGTGTTGCTAGTCTTAAG GTTGTGGTGGAATCTACAATAGCTTCTCCAGGCCAAATCATGCCTACTGGAACTTGTATTTTGGCAGAGGGTGTATTGAAGCTGCCACCAGTAGAAGGAAAACACGCTATTGAGCTTCAAGCAGAGAAGATTCTGCATATCGGCACAGTTGATCGAGAAAAGTATCCATTATCAAAGAAGCGCTTACCTATTGATTCACTGAGGGATTTTTCTCACTTCAAGCCACGAACAACGACC GTGGCATCTGTTATGAGAATGCGTGATGCCCTTACTCATGCAACTCACAACTTCTTCCGAAACAATGAATTCCTGTATGTGCAAGTGCCCATTATCACAACCACTGATGCTGAAGGATTCAGCGAGAGGTTCATTGTTACGACACTTTTAGGTAAATCAGCTGAAAAGGTGGAGCCAAAGTCTGTCCATGAAATTGAGGGCGTTAGCCTTGAAGCGCTTAAGGCTGCTATCAAGGAGAAGAGTAACCTAGTTGAAGAGCTCAAGAGAAGCGACAGCAACAAAGAAGCACTGGTTGCTGCACTTTGGGATCTTCGAAAAACAAATGAACTAGCACAGCAGTTGGAATCAAGAGAAAAACTTCACCCAGGAGCTTCTCTGAACAAAGCCGATGAGATCAACTTCTCCAAAGATTTCTTTTCTCGCGAAACATATCTAACAGTTTCTGGCCGCCTTCATCTCCAGAGCTATGCTTGTTCTCTTGGGAATGTGTACTCGTTTGGCCCTAGATTCCGAGCAGAATCCATGAAACATGTGGCTGAAATGTGGATGGTAGAGCTTGAAATGGCCTTTTCACAGTTAGAG GATGCCATGACCTGTGCAGAGGACTTCTTGAAGTTCCTCTGCAAGTCAGTTTTGGAAAATTGTGTGGGAGAGATCAATTTTTTCTCAAAGAGATTTGACAAAACCAATGTGGACCGTCTTCAATCAATCATATCAAGCTCATTTGAAAGGATATCATATACACAAGCAGTAGATGCTCTGAAACAGGTTACCGATAATAAATTTGAGACAAAGGTCGAGTGGGGCCTCTCTCTAACGGAAGAACATGAAAC CTATCTAGTTGGGGAGATCTATAAAAGGCCTGTGATTATATTCAACTACCCGAAAAAGATTAAGCCATTTTACATGCGAGTGAACGACGATGGGGAAACAGTTGCAGCATTTGATGTGGTTGTACCAAAG GCTGGCACGCTGATCAGAGGTAGCCAAAATGAGGAGAGAATGAATATGCTGAGTACAAG GATCAAGGAATTGGGCATACGGAGCGAAGAGTATGAATGGTACATGGATCTTCGAAGACATGGAACTGTGAAAAACTCGGGCTTCAGTGTTGCATTTGAACATGTGGTGCTTTTCGCCACTGGCCTTGTGAATGTTGCAGATGTAATCCCTTTCCCAAGAAGTTACGGCAAAGCCAACAACTAA